The following coding sequences are from one Saccopteryx bilineata isolate mSacBil1 chromosome 3, mSacBil1_pri_phased_curated, whole genome shotgun sequence window:
- the LOC136331933 gene encoding zinc finger protein 85-like, which yields MAASQKLLTFRDVTFRDVAVDFSQEEWECLVPAQRKLYMDVMLENYRNLVSLVMPSEDNQTLFQNPGINNFFSKTILSIQKGDRSYQCNEHWKNFKKEPIHNQNEKTLFPKYCYEHGKVFDQISHSYIHQVTHVVEITNEQSKCVTSFKQSSEHTEEENIHTEEETYTYNLCTRAFSEIFNLNIIKKAHSGEKHYKCEKSGKTFNWHLCLNLQERNIYTKGRPYKCRQCGKDLSQSSTLFNHQKIYTGERSHKYLESGKTFIRKSKVNVHQRIRIGKKPYKCRQCGKAFSCSSALSTHQRTHTGEKPYKCRKCGKAFTQSLGLNIHQGTHTRDKPWKCRQCGKAFSCSSALSTHQRTHTGEKPYKCRECGKAFRHSSTLNYHQKIHTGERSYKCLECGKTFIHKSKLTLHQRIHKGERPYNCMQCGKAFNRSSSLTRHQRTHTGEKPYKCRECGKAFTGSSSLTVHQRTHTGEKPYKCRECGKAFNDSSTLTVHQRTHTGEKPYKCRECGKAFSSSSSLTYHQKIHTGERAHK from the exons AAACTATTGACCTTCAGGGATGTGACCTTCAGGGATGTGGCTGTAGATTTCTCTCAGGAGGAGTGGGAATGCCTGGTCCCAGCTCAGCGGAAACTGTACATggatgtgatgttggagaactacaggaacctggtctccctgg TTATGCCATCTGAAGACAACCAGACCTTGTTTCAGAATCCAggaataaataatttcttctctAAAACAATACTG AGTATACAAAAAGGGGACAGAAGTTATCAATGCAATGAACAttggaaaaactttaaaaaagaacctattcataatcaaaatgagaaaactcTGTTTCCCAAGTACTGTTATGAACATGGAAAAGTATTTGACCAGATATCACATTCTTATATTCATCAGGTGACTCATGTTGTGGagataacaaatgaacaaagtaaatgTGTCACATCTTTTAAACAATCTTCAGAACATACTGAAGAAGAGAATATTCATACTGAAGAGGAAACTTACACTTATAATTTATGTACCAGAGCTTTCAGTGAAATATTCAAtctaaatataattaagaaagCCCATAGTGGAGAAAAACATTATAAATGTGAAAAATCTGGTAAGACATTTAATTGGCACTTATGCCTTAACTTACAAGAGAGAAATATTTACACCAAAGGGAGACCTTACAAATGCAGACAGTGTGGCAAAGACCTTAGCCAATCCTCAACTCTTTTTAACCATCAGAAAATTTATACTGGAGAGAGGtctcataaatatttagaaagtggCAAAACCTTTATCCGGAAATCAAAGGTTAATGTACATCAAAGAATTCGCATTGgaaagaaaccatacaaatgcagacaatgtggcaaagcctttagctgTTCCTCTGCTCTTAGTacacatcaaagaactcacacaggagagaaaccatacaaatgcagaAAATGTGGCAAGGCATTTACTCAATCCTTAGGTCTTAATATACATCAAGGAACTCACACAAGAGATAAACCATGGAAATGCagacaatgtggcaaagcctttagctgTTCCTCTGCTCTTAGTacacatcaaagaactcacacaggagagaaaccatacaaatgtagagaatgtggcaaagcattTCGTCATTCCTCAACTCTTaattatcatcagaaaattcatactggagagaggtcttataaatgtttagaatgtggaaAAACCTTTATCCATAAATCAAAGCTTACtttacatcaaagaattcataaaGGAGAGAGACCATACAATTGCAtgcaatgtggcaaagcctttaaccGTTCCTCATCTCTTACTagacatcaaagaactcacacaggggaaaaaccatataaatgtagagaatgtggcaaagcctttactGGTTCCTCATCActtactgtacatcaaagaacgcacacaggagagaaaccatataaatgtagagaatgtggcaaagcctttaatgATTCCTCCACtcttactgtacatcaaagaactcacacaggagagaaaccatacaaatgtagggaatgtggcaaagcctttagtaGCTCCTCAAGTCTTACTtaccatcagaaaattcatactggagagagggCTCATAAATGA